The genomic DNA AGCGGCGCGGAGCCGCTCACCGCGATGGGGCGCTTCCAGCACGAGGCCGTCGCCTTCGACCCGTCCAACGGCGTCGTCTACGAGACGGAGGACGCCTTCCAGCACCCGTTCGGGCTGTTCTACCGCTTCCTGCCGAAGAAGCCCAAGGGCGGCCTCGGCTCCCTGCGGGCCGGCGGCGAGCTGCAGGCCATGCGGGTGCCGGACGTGCCGGACCTGTCGGTGGTCGAGGAGATCGGCACCACGTTCGACAACGTCGAGTGGATCGAGGTCCCCGACCCGCTGGCGGCGAAGACCCCGATCCGCCACCAGGACTTCGGGCGCCCCATGTCGCACGCGCAGAAGCTGGAGGGCTGCTACTGGGGCGGCAACTCCGTGTACTTCGTCTCCAGCTTCGCCAAGTCCTCCGAGGGCTCGGGCGGCGACCACTTCGGCCAGGTGTGGCGCTACACCCCGCGGACCAACGAGCTGAAGCTCGTCATCCGCTTCGGCCCCGACCACGGCGTCGACACCCCCGGCGAGTCCCCCGACAACATCGCCCTGTCGCCGTCCGGCGGGCTGTTCCTCTGCGAGGACGGCGGCGGCGAGCAGCACGTGTACGGCGTCTCGCGGCGCGGCGAGGTCTTCGCGGTGGCGCGCAACCGGCAGAACACGGGCAGCGCGGAGGACCCGGAGTACGGCGAGTTCGCCGGCGTCACCTTCTCGCCGAACGGCCGGACGATGTACGTGAACTGCTACGCGCCCGGCACCACGTTCGCCATCACCGGCCGCTGGCGGTAGCCCGCCCGGCGCGTACGCGCGCGCAAGGCCGCATCGGCACGGCGCCCGGCGCCGGCCCGGCGGAGGACCGGTTCACCCGGTTCGCCGCCCGGGCCGGCGCCGCGGCGTGTCGTAGCCCGTTCACCCGGGCGCTCGCTCCGGCGCGCGCGCCCCCGGAAGCGCTCTTACGCTCCCCGCATGATCGACTTCCGGCGCCCGCGCCCCGCCCGCGCGGCCCTCGTCGCGCTGCTCGCCCTCTTCCTCCCGGCGTGCGCCCAGCCGTCCGCACCCTCCGCCCCCTCGGCACCGGTCGGCGCGCCCGCCGCCCGGGAGCACAGCGACCACCCGGCCGCGTACGGGACGGCGCGACCGCAGAAGGAACCGGAGGGCGGGACCCGGGGCGAGACCCGGCGCGAGGCGCGCGGCGGGGCACGGGGGAAGGCGCGGGGGGAGGCCAAGGCGGCCCGCGCGGGGCTCGCGCCGGTGTGGCGGCACGGCGCGCGCCGGGGCGCGCTCGGCAAGCGCGTCGCACTCACCTTCGACGCCGACATGATGGCCGACCAGCACGACCGCGCCGACGCCGGCGAGCAGTTCGACAACCCCGGGCTCATCGCCGCGCTACGGCGACTGAAGGTGCCCGCGACCGTCTTCATGACCGGCACCTGGGCCGCCCGCTACCCGGACCAGGCCCGCGCCATCGGGCGCGACCCGCTGTTCGAGGTGGCCAACCACTCCTACAGCCACCGCGCCTTCGCCACCCCCTGCTACGGCCTGCCCGAGGTCGACCCCGGCACCATGCGCGCCGAGGTCGAGCGGA from Streptomyces sp. CMB-StM0423 includes the following:
- a CDS encoding alkaline phosphatase PhoX, with the protein product MAASRREVLARTGALGAGIAFTGSVSELYAGTAAAHAPQDAGYGPLVPDPNGLLDLPEGFEYRVLSREGDQLLSGEGAVPSNHDGMAAFRARGGDVRLVRNHENRPTAPHRVPAIDGLTYDPMGMGGCTVLEVDRDGELEGERVGIAGTAVNCAGGPSLWGTWLTCEETEDKAGTNGYTKDHGFIFEVDPVDPHESGAEPLTAMGRFQHEAVAFDPSNGVVYETEDAFQHPFGLFYRFLPKKPKGGLGSLRAGGELQAMRVPDVPDLSVVEEIGTTFDNVEWIEVPDPLAAKTPIRHQDFGRPMSHAQKLEGCYWGGNSVYFVSSFAKSSEGSGGDHFGQVWRYTPRTNELKLVIRFGPDHGVDTPGESPDNIALSPSGGLFLCEDGGGEQHVYGVSRRGEVFAVARNRQNTGSAEDPEYGEFAGVTFSPNGRTMYVNCYAPGTTFAITGRWR
- a CDS encoding polysaccharide deacetylase family protein, producing MIDFRRPRPARAALVALLALFLPACAQPSAPSAPSAPVGAPAAREHSDHPAAYGTARPQKEPEGGTRGETRREARGGARGKARGEAKAARAGLAPVWRHGARRGALGKRVALTFDADMMADQHDRADAGEQFDNPGLIAALRRLKVPATVFMTGTWAARYPDQARAIGRDPLFEVANHSYSHRAFATPCYGLPEVDPGTMRAEVERTFAELRRAGVPAPAPYFRFPGGCYDDTALRALAPTGVTAVQWDVPSGDAFATDPGAVAEEVLTRVRPGSVVVLHVTRSAAPVTEQAVREIVPELRRRGYGFAKVSELMAAR